The following proteins come from a genomic window of Mustela lutreola isolate mMusLut2 chromosome 6, mMusLut2.pri, whole genome shotgun sequence:
- the LOC131833080 gene encoding large ribosomal subunit protein uL5-like translates to MAQDQGEKENPMRELRIRKLCLNICVGESGDRLTRAAKVLEQLTGQTPVFSKARYTVRSFGIRRNEKIAVHCTVRGAKAEEILEKGLKVREYELRKNNFSDTGNFGFGIQEHIDLGIKYDPSIGIYGLDFYVVLGRPGFSIADKKRRTGCTGAKHRISKEEAMRWFQQKYDGIILPGK, encoded by the coding sequence ATGGCGCAGGATCAAGGTGAAAAGGAGAACCCCATGCGGGAACTTCGCATCCGCAAGCTCTGCCTCAACATCTGCGTGGGGGAGAGTGGAGACAGACTGACCCGGGCAGCCAAGGTGCTGGAGCAGCTCACAGGCCAGACCCCCGTGTTCTCCAAAGCTAGATACACGGTTAGATCCTTTGGTatcaggagaaatgaaaagattGCTGTCCACTGCACAGTCCGTGGGGCCAAGGCAGAAGAAATCCTGGAGAAAGGTCTAAAGGTTCGAGAGTAtgagttaagaaaaaataacttctctGATACTGGAAACTTTGGCTTTGGGATCCAGGAGCACATCGATCTGGGTATCAAGTATGACCCAAGCATTGGGATCTACGGCCTGGACTTCTATGTGGTGCTGGGTAGGCCAGGTTTCAGCATCGCAGACAAGAAGCGCAGGACAGGCTGCACTGGGGCCAAACACAGAATCAGCAAAGAGGAGGCCATGCGCTGGTTCCAGCAGAAGTATGATGGGATCATCCTTCCTGGCAAATAA